One part of the Rutidosis leptorrhynchoides isolate AG116_Rl617_1_P2 chromosome 1, CSIRO_AGI_Rlap_v1, whole genome shotgun sequence genome encodes these proteins:
- the LOC139896962 gene encoding uncharacterized mitochondrial protein AtMg00810-like gives MSMLEELHFFLGLEVKQLPKGIFIEQSKYISDIFKKFNFPKMKISPTPMSINISLHADLDGQPFDQMPYRSLIGSLMYLTASRPDIIFAVCLCAQFQVNPRYSHYKAIMRIFSYLKGTPNLRLWYPFGTGFNLIAFTDADHGGD, from the coding sequence ATGAGTATGCTCGAAGAACTTCATTTCTTTCTAGGATTAGAAGTTAAACAACTTCCAAAGGGGATTTTCATCGAACAATCAAAATACATTTCCGATATTTTCAAAAAGTTTAACTTTCCTAAAATGAAAATCAGCCCCACCCCAATGTCAATCAACATTTCATTACATGCTGATCTGGATGGTCAACCTTTTGATCAGATGCCCTATAGGAGCCTAATTGGCTCATTGATGTATCTCACTGCTAGTAGACCCGACATCATATTTGCTGTATGTCTCTGTGCCCAATTTCAAGTCAACCCTAGGTACTCTCACTACAAGGCCATAATGAGAATATTTAGTTATCTCAAAGGCACACCCAATCTTAGACTCTGGTATCCCTTTGGGACCGGATTCAACCTTATAGCATTCACAGATGCTGATCATGGTGGTGACTAA